In Phreatobacter aquaticus, a single genomic region encodes these proteins:
- a CDS encoding DUF952 domain-containing protein, which produces MTATIYKISPKDAWDAAEAAGTFTGAPVDLKDGYIHFSTGAQAVETAAKHFAGAPDLVLVAIDAAVLGPALKWEVSRGGALFPHLYADLPMSAVRGVKPLPLGPDGRHVFPPLED; this is translated from the coding sequence ATGACCGCGACGATCTACAAGATTTCACCCAAGGACGCCTGGGACGCCGCTGAGGCGGCTGGCACGTTTACCGGTGCGCCGGTCGATCTCAAGGATGGCTACATCCATTTCTCCACGGGCGCGCAGGCTGTCGAGACCGCGGCGAAGCATTTTGCCGGCGCGCCCGATCTCGTCCTTGTCGCCATTGATGCCGCAGTGCTCGGGCCCGCGCTGAAATGGGAGGTCTCGCGCGGCGGCGCGCTGTTTCCCCATCTCTATGCCGACCTGCCGATGAGCGCCGTGCGCGGGGTAAAGCCCCTGCCGCTCGGCCCTGATGGCCGTCACGTCTTTCCGCCACTCGAGGATTGA
- a CDS encoding SDR family NAD(P)-dependent oxidoreductase yields MTEMKRYQGKVVLITGAASGFGRRAAERFAAEGAKLVLADIQKAGLDQTLASVTAAGAEAIGQVTDVSKAAEVQALVDAAVARFGRLDVALNNAGVAHGTIKLVDTDEALMRRMFDVNVMGVFNGMKAQIAVMERQGSGVILNTASVAGVTGAPLLAAYAAAKHAVIGLTKTAAAEVARKGLRVNAICPAFAETPMLTDSLNQPGRSHEETVSRLVQTMPMRRPGTADEIVQAMLWICSPENSFMTGHALVVDGGLTAL; encoded by the coding sequence ATGACCGAGATGAAGCGCTACCAGGGCAAGGTGGTTCTGATCACCGGAGCAGCCTCCGGCTTTGGCCGCCGCGCCGCCGAGCGCTTCGCCGCCGAGGGCGCGAAGCTCGTTCTGGCGGACATTCAGAAGGCCGGCCTCGACCAGACGCTGGCAAGCGTCACGGCCGCTGGCGCCGAGGCCATCGGTCAGGTCACCGATGTGTCGAAGGCGGCCGAGGTGCAGGCATTGGTCGACGCGGCGGTGGCGCGGTTCGGCAGGCTGGATGTGGCGCTCAACAATGCCGGTGTCGCGCACGGCACGATCAAGCTGGTCGATACCGACGAGGCGCTGATGCGCCGCATGTTCGACGTCAATGTCATGGGCGTGTTCAACGGCATGAAGGCCCAGATCGCCGTGATGGAGCGCCAGGGCTCTGGCGTCATCCTGAACACCGCGTCGGTTGCCGGCGTCACCGGCGCGCCTCTGCTCGCGGCCTATGCCGCCGCCAAGCACGCTGTGATCGGCCTGACCAAGACGGCGGCGGCCGAAGTCGCCCGCAAGGGCCTGCGCGTCAACGCGATCTGTCCGGCCTTCGCCGAGACGCCGATGCTGACGGATTCGCTGAACCAGCCGGGCCGCAGCCACGAGGAGACGGTGTCGCGCCTCGTCCAGACCATGCCGATGCGCCGCCCCGGCACGGCCGACGAGATCGTTCAGGCCATGCTGTGGATCTGCTCGCCCGAGAACTCGTTCATGACCGGCCACGCGCTGGTGGTCGATGGCGGGCTGACCGCCCTCTGA
- a CDS encoding lysine--tRNA ligase: MPAPISFTPALLEAARVSTAWPFEEAKKLVARLERKPKAAPILFETGYGPSGLPHIGTFGEVARTTMVRTAFRLLTEDKVPTRLIAFSDDLDGFRKVPDNVPNKELLTQHLGRALTSVPDPFGTHPSFGEHNNARLMGFLDAFGFDYEFVSSTKMYQSGAFDQTLLTALERFDAIQAIMLPTLGEERRATYSPFLPIHPESGVVMQVPVEERNVANGTIVWRDPSSGKRYETPVTGGHAKMQWKPDWAMRWTALGVDYEMAGKDLIDSVTQSSKICQALGGTPPEGFNYELFLDETGSKISKSKGNGLTIEDWLAYASPESLSLFMYQSPRSAKRLFFDVIPRNVDDYLTFVEKFPTQDERSKLMNPVWHIHSGTPPAVEVPISFSMLMNLASVSNAHEKEALWGFIRRYMPDATAEKYPKLDELAGYAVRYFHDFVKPTKIYRAADDVEREALQALSAAIAALPADASAEDVQGAVYDVGRTVPRYQDFKAKGATPEKPGVSSDWFAAMYQVLLGQERGPRFGSFAVLYGLDNVRVLITKALAGELVTKPV; encoded by the coding sequence ATGCCCGCCCCGATCAGCTTCACCCCCGCCCTCCTGGAGGCGGCCCGCGTTTCGACCGCCTGGCCGTTCGAGGAAGCGAAGAAACTGGTGGCGCGCCTGGAGCGGAAGCCGAAGGCGGCGCCGATCCTGTTCGAGACCGGCTATGGCCCCTCGGGCCTGCCGCATATCGGCACGTTCGGCGAGGTCGCCCGCACCACCATGGTGCGCACCGCGTTCCGGCTCTTGACCGAAGACAAGGTGCCGACGCGGCTGATCGCGTTCTCGGATGATCTCGACGGTTTCCGCAAGGTGCCCGACAACGTGCCCAACAAGGAGCTGCTGACCCAGCATCTCGGCCGGGCGCTGACCTCGGTGCCGGATCCGTTCGGCACCCATCCCTCGTTCGGCGAGCACAACAATGCCCGCCTGATGGGCTTTCTCGACGCCTTCGGCTTCGATTACGAATTCGTCTCCTCGACCAAGATGTATCAGTCAGGCGCCTTCGACCAGACGCTGCTGACGGCGCTGGAGCGCTTCGACGCGATCCAGGCGATCATGCTGCCGACGCTGGGCGAGGAGCGCCGCGCCACCTATTCGCCGTTCCTGCCGATCCACCCCGAGTCCGGCGTGGTCATGCAGGTGCCGGTGGAGGAGCGCAATGTCGCGAACGGCACCATCGTCTGGCGCGATCCCTCCTCGGGCAAGCGCTACGAGACGCCGGTCACCGGCGGCCATGCCAAGATGCAGTGGAAGCCTGACTGGGCCATGCGCTGGACGGCGCTCGGCGTCGATTACGAAATGGCCGGCAAGGACCTGATCGACTCGGTGACCCAGTCGAGCAAGATCTGCCAGGCGCTGGGCGGCACGCCGCCCGAGGGCTTCAACTACGAGCTGTTCCTCGACGAGACCGGCAGCAAGATTTCGAAGTCGAAGGGCAACGGCCTCACCATCGAGGACTGGCTGGCCTATGCCTCGCCCGAGAGCCTGTCACTGTTCATGTATCAGAGCCCGCGCAGCGCCAAGCGCCTGTTCTTCGATGTCATTCCGCGGAACGTCGACGACTACCTGACCTTCGTGGAGAAGTTCCCGACGCAGGACGAGCGCTCGAAGCTGATGAACCCGGTCTGGCATATCCATTCCGGCACGCCGCCGGCTGTGGAAGTGCCGATCTCGTTCTCCATGCTGATGAACCTCGCCTCTGTCTCCAATGCCCACGAGAAGGAAGCGCTGTGGGGCTTCATCCGCCGCTACATGCCGGATGCGACCGCCGAGAAGTACCCGAAGCTCGACGAGCTCGCCGGCTATGCGGTGCGCTATTTCCACGACTTCGTGAAGCCGACCAAGATCTATCGCGCCGCCGACGACGTGGAGCGCGAGGCGCTGCAGGCGCTGTCGGCAGCCATTGCCGCGCTTCCCGCCGATGCCTCGGCCGAGGACGTGCAGGGCGCGGTCTATGACGTGGGCCGCACCGTGCCGCGCTATCAGGACTTCAAGGCCAAGGGCGCGACGCCGGAAAAGCCGGGCGTCTCGTCGGACTGGTTCGCGGCGATGTACCAGGTGCTGCTCGGCCAGGAGCGCGGACCGCGCTTCGGGTCATTTGCCGTGCTCTACGGCCTGGACAATGTCCGCGTGCTGATCACCAAGGCGCTGGCCGGCGAACTGGTGACCAAGCCGGTCTGA
- a CDS encoding S24 family peptidase has product MFSHSDIWTAIDRLAETHGLSASGLAKRAGLDATTFNKSKRVMFDGRERWPSTESLAKILNATHTSFDDFVALLSPSKMRTKPLPILGFAQAGAGGYFDTSGVPVGKSWDEVSFPDMPDESIYALEIQGDSMLPAYRDGDRIVVSPTAPIRRGDRVVLQTSDGEIMAKELKRQTNKTIELASLNADHADRTFPVSEVAWMARIMWVSQ; this is encoded by the coding sequence ATGTTCTCGCATTCCGACATCTGGACGGCGATCGACCGTCTGGCCGAAACCCACGGTCTCAGCGCCTCCGGGCTTGCCAAGCGCGCCGGGCTCGACGCCACCACCTTCAACAAGTCGAAGCGCGTGATGTTCGACGGCCGCGAGCGCTGGCCCTCGACGGAATCGCTCGCCAAGATCCTGAACGCCACCCATACCAGCTTCGACGATTTCGTCGCCCTGCTGTCGCCGTCGAAAATGCGCACCAAGCCGTTGCCGATCCTCGGCTTCGCGCAGGCCGGCGCGGGCGGCTATTTCGACACCAGCGGCGTGCCGGTGGGCAAGAGCTGGGACGAGGTGTCGTTCCCCGACATGCCCGATGAATCGATCTACGCGCTTGAAATCCAGGGCGATTCCATGCTGCCGGCCTATCGCGACGGCGACCGCATCGTCGTCTCGCCGACAGCCCCGATCCGCCGCGGCGACCGCGTCGTGCTGCAGACCAGTGACGGCGAGATCATGGCCAAGGAACTGAAGCGCCAGACCAACAAGACGATCGAGCTCGCCTCCCTCAATGCCGACCATGCCGACCGGACATTCCCGGTCAGCGAGGTCGCTTGGATGGCGCGCATCATGTGGGTCAGCCAGTAG
- a CDS encoding branched-chain amino acid ABC transporter permease, with the protein METIVFSTLNGVLYGLLLFMLASGLTLIFSMMGVLNFAHASFYMLGAYLAVTLGSVVGFWAALVLAPICVGLFGAAVERLGLRHVHKNGHVAELLFTFGLAYLIEEIVKLVWGKNPLPYTPPPILQQPLFTLWGTHYPSFRIFMMVVAIAMFVALWLLLKRTRVGLIVQASLTHPHMVGHLGHNVPLVFMGVFAVGCGMAGLAGVIGGALLVTDPAMALTLGPIVFVVVVVGGMGSLGGAFLASVLIGLIQTFAVAVDASLSDLLARFGVLVSNRSDLGRITLAQVAPMLPFLILVLVLIFRPRGLMGAREG; encoded by the coding sequence ATGGAGACGATCGTCTTTTCCACGCTGAACGGCGTGCTCTACGGCCTGTTGCTGTTCATGCTCGCGAGCGGGCTCACCCTCATCTTCTCGATGATGGGCGTGCTGAATTTTGCCCATGCCAGCTTCTACATGCTCGGCGCCTATCTCGCGGTGACGCTGGGATCGGTTGTCGGTTTCTGGGCGGCCCTGGTGCTGGCGCCCATCTGCGTCGGGCTGTTCGGGGCCGCGGTCGAGCGGCTGGGATTGCGCCATGTGCACAAGAACGGCCATGTGGCGGAGCTCCTGTTCACCTTCGGCCTCGCCTATCTCATCGAGGAGATCGTCAAGCTGGTCTGGGGCAAGAATCCCTTGCCCTACACGCCGCCGCCGATCCTCCAGCAGCCCCTGTTCACGCTCTGGGGCACCCATTATCCCTCGTTCCGCATCTTCATGATGGTGGTCGCCATCGCCATGTTCGTGGCGCTGTGGCTCCTGCTGAAGCGCACCCGTGTTGGCCTCATCGTTCAGGCATCCCTCACACACCCGCACATGGTCGGCCATCTCGGCCATAACGTGCCGCTGGTCTTCATGGGCGTGTTCGCGGTCGGCTGTGGCATGGCGGGTCTCGCTGGTGTCATCGGCGGCGCGCTGCTCGTCACCGACCCGGCCATGGCGCTGACGCTTGGTCCCATCGTCTTCGTGGTGGTGGTGGTCGGCGGCATGGGCTCGCTCGGCGGCGCCTTCCTCGCTTCGGTCCTGATCGGCCTGATCCAGACCTTCGCGGTGGCGGTCGACGCGTCCCTGTCTGACCTGCTCGCCCGCTTCGGGGTTCTGGTGTCCAACCGCTCCGATCTCGGCCGCATCACGCTGGCGCAGGTCGCGCCCATGCTGCCATTCTTGATCCTCGTCCTGGTGCTGATCTTCCGGCCCCGCGGCCTCATGGGAGCTCGCGAAGGATGA
- a CDS encoding ABC transporter ATP-binding protein — translation MLEVSNLHAYYGKSHILQGVDLHVAGGEVVSLIGRNGVGRSTTVKAIMGEVPPRGSVKFKGREIGGLPSYRIARLGIGYVPEHRDIFPELTVRQNLMLGMKDAKREGRWTIQGSLDMFPNLAARADAPAGVLSGGEKQMLTMCRTMMGDPDLVMIDEPTEGLAPLIVRQVGELIAEIARRGVAILLVEQKLSIALDISHRVYVMGHGRIVFEGTPADLKANDSVRREWLEV, via the coding sequence ATGCTCGAAGTCTCCAATCTCCACGCCTATTACGGCAAGAGCCACATCCTCCAGGGCGTCGACCTGCATGTCGCGGGCGGCGAGGTCGTCAGCCTGATCGGCCGCAACGGCGTCGGCCGCTCCACCACGGTCAAGGCGATCATGGGCGAGGTGCCGCCGCGCGGCTCGGTCAAGTTCAAGGGTCGCGAGATCGGCGGCCTGCCGAGCTACCGCATCGCGCGGCTCGGCATCGGCTATGTGCCTGAGCATCGCGACATCTTCCCGGAACTCACCGTCCGGCAGAACCTGATGCTGGGCATGAAGGACGCCAAGCGGGAAGGGCGCTGGACCATCCAGGGCTCGCTCGACATGTTCCCGAACCTCGCCGCGCGGGCCGATGCGCCCGCCGGCGTGCTCTCAGGCGGCGAGAAGCAGATGCTCACCATGTGCCGCACCATGATGGGCGATCCGGACCTCGTCATGATCGACGAGCCGACCGAGGGCCTGGCGCCGCTGATCGTTCGCCAGGTCGGCGAACTCATCGCGGAGATCGCCCGCCGTGGCGTCGCAATCCTGCTGGTCGAGCAGAAGCTCTCCATCGCGCTGGACATTTCCCACCGGGTCTATGTGATGGGGCATGGGCGGATCGTCTTCGAGGGCACGCCGGCCGACCTCAAGGCGAACGATTCCGTGCGCCGGGAATGGCTGGAGGTCTAG
- a CDS encoding CDP-alcohol phosphatidyltransferase family protein: protein MFDVRLRRLIDPVLDRAGSALAARGVRADHLTMAGLAVGLAAGLAIALQAPHLALVLILANRLLDGLDGAVARASHPTDAGGFLDITADFLFYGIVPFAFAVADPAANGLPAAALLASFYVNGSAFLAFAVLTANRPGLGAAGQKSFHYLWGLAEGAETIAFFVLMVLFPSAFALLAWIFAVICLASGLARIVSGYRAARAQSSSGGKT from the coding sequence ATGTTCGACGTGAGGCTGCGCAGGTTGATCGACCCGGTGCTGGACCGTGCCGGTAGCGCTCTGGCGGCGCGTGGCGTCAGGGCCGATCACCTGACGATGGCAGGCCTCGCTGTCGGGCTTGCGGCGGGACTGGCCATTGCGCTTCAGGCGCCGCATCTGGCTCTGGTGCTGATCCTTGCCAATCGCCTGCTCGACGGGCTCGACGGCGCCGTCGCCCGCGCCAGTCACCCGACCGATGCCGGCGGCTTTCTCGACATCACGGCCGACTTTCTGTTCTACGGGATCGTGCCCTTCGCCTTTGCCGTCGCCGATCCGGCGGCAAATGGCCTGCCTGCCGCTGCCCTGCTTGCCTCGTTCTACGTCAACGGCTCGGCCTTCCTCGCCTTTGCCGTGCTGACGGCCAACCGTCCGGGCCTCGGCGCCGCGGGCCAGAAGTCGTTCCACTATCTCTGGGGCCTGGCGGAGGGGGCGGAGACCATCGCTTTCTTTGTGCTGATGGTGCTCTTTCCCTCGGCTTTCGCCCTGCTGGCCTGGATCTTCGCGGTCATCTGCCTGGCTTCGGGCCTCGCCCGCATCGTCTCGGGCTACCGTGCCGCGCGGGCTCAATCCTCGAGTGGCGGAAAGACGTGA
- a CDS encoding phosphotransferase family protein produces the protein MTIDEVALAAYLESAWPGFKGPVKAEKFAGGQSNPTFLLTHAGGKAVLRKKPPGLLLKSAHAVDREYRVMKALGPTGFPVPKMHVLCEDDAILGTSFFVMEYVEGRILWDPALPDADVAERAAIYDAMNAALAQLHTVDIDKAGLSDFGRPGNYFARQLSRWTDQYRASETEVIEDMNSLIAWLEKALPADDGRASLVHGDFRIDNMIFSPTEPRLLAVLDWELSTIGHPLADLSYQCMQWRLPNAGAFRGLAGIDRQASGIPTEEAYVARYAARTGIGDIPHWTFYLAFSFFRLAAILQGVLKRALSGNASNPERAMKMRENVPVLARMALEVIAKDGK, from the coding sequence ATGACCATCGATGAAGTCGCGCTTGCCGCCTATCTGGAATCCGCCTGGCCGGGGTTCAAGGGCCCGGTCAAGGCCGAGAAATTCGCTGGTGGCCAGTCCAACCCCACTTTTCTCCTGACCCATGCCGGCGGCAAGGCCGTGCTGCGCAAGAAGCCGCCTGGCCTGCTTCTGAAATCGGCGCATGCCGTCGACCGCGAATATCGCGTCATGAAGGCGCTCGGCCCGACCGGCTTTCCGGTGCCGAAGATGCATGTGCTCTGCGAAGACGACGCCATCCTCGGCACGTCCTTCTTCGTCATGGAATATGTCGAGGGCCGCATCCTGTGGGACCCCGCCCTGCCGGACGCCGATGTGGCCGAGCGCGCCGCCATCTATGACGCCATGAATGCGGCGCTGGCCCAGCTGCACACCGTCGATATCGACAAGGCCGGCCTGTCCGACTTCGGCCGGCCCGGCAATTATTTCGCCCGCCAACTGTCGCGCTGGACCGACCAGTACCGCGCCTCGGAGACCGAGGTGATCGAGGACATGAACAGCCTCATCGCCTGGCTCGAAAAGGCGCTTCCGGCCGATGACGGCCGCGCCTCGCTGGTCCATGGCGATTTCCGCATCGACAACATGATCTTCTCGCCCACCGAGCCGCGCCTTCTCGCTGTGCTCGACTGGGAATTGTCGACCATAGGCCATCCGCTCGCCGACCTGTCCTACCAGTGCATGCAGTGGCGCCTGCCCAATGCCGGCGCGTTCCGCGGCCTAGCCGGCATCGACCGGCAGGCATCGGGCATCCCGACGGAAGAGGCCTATGTCGCCCGCTATGCCGCGCGCACGGGCATCGGCGATATCCCGCACTGGACCTTCTATCTCGCCTTCTCGTTCTTCCGGCTCGCGGCCATCCTGCAGGGCGTGCTGAAGCGCGCGCTCTCCGGCAATGCCTCGAACCCGGAGCGTGCCATGAAGATGCGCGAGAATGTGCCTGTGCTCGCGCGCATGGCGCTCGAGGTGATCGCGAAGGACGGCAAATGA
- a CDS encoding branched-chain amino acid ABC transporter permease, which translates to MSLNPTLKTIAIWIAFALVLAVLPMIFSSRPSLTLMNIIGVWVVFALAYNMLLGQSGMLSFGHAVYFGLGGYAAIHMMAAIKAQKLGIPVAALPLVGFMAGMAAGAVIGWFSCRRSGTPFAMISLGVGELIAASGLMFVSIFGGEEGISGDRSAGPELLGFSLGPQINVYYFIAFWMFMATLAMWAFTKTPLGRLANAVRDNADRVAFIGYDPQRVRYLVFLISGGFAGLAGSLSAVNFEIITPEKLGAINSGAVLLMAYIGGVAVFFGPIIGAVLISIMQSMLSDFTKVWQLYLGLLFVVVVMFAPYGIGGIVAQVLGAIRKGELAEKLPGWLMGLVGALIAFGGAIMVIEMAYRIREGGRPFQAFGRVFPHGDPLSWVVAAAVTAIGLAVLVVAVRWRRRGSLGAALSFGEATP; encoded by the coding sequence ATGAGCCTGAACCCGACCCTCAAGACCATCGCCATCTGGATCGCCTTTGCCCTCGTGCTCGCCGTCCTGCCGATGATCTTCTCCTCCCGCCCCTCGCTGACGCTCATGAACATCATCGGCGTCTGGGTGGTGTTCGCGCTCGCCTACAACATGCTGCTCGGCCAGTCCGGCATGCTGTCCTTCGGCCATGCCGTCTATTTCGGCCTTGGCGGCTACGCCGCGATCCACATGATGGCGGCGATCAAGGCCCAGAAACTCGGCATTCCCGTCGCCGCCCTGCCACTGGTCGGCTTCATGGCGGGCATGGCGGCCGGCGCCGTCATCGGCTGGTTCTCGTGCCGGCGCTCTGGCACACCCTTCGCCATGATCTCGCTCGGCGTCGGAGAACTCATCGCAGCGTCCGGCCTGATGTTCGTGTCGATCTTTGGTGGCGAGGAGGGCATTTCCGGCGACCGCTCCGCCGGTCCGGAACTGCTCGGCTTCTCGCTGGGGCCGCAGATCAACGTCTATTACTTCATCGCCTTCTGGATGTTCATGGCGACGCTTGCCATGTGGGCTTTCACCAAGACCCCGCTCGGCCGGCTCGCCAATGCGGTGCGCGACAATGCCGACCGTGTCGCCTTCATCGGCTACGATCCGCAGCGCGTGCGCTATCTGGTGTTCCTGATCTCTGGCGGTTTCGCCGGGCTTGCCGGCTCGCTCTCGGCGGTGAATTTCGAGATCATCACGCCGGAAAAGCTCGGCGCCATCAATTCCGGCGCGGTGCTGCTCATGGCCTATATCGGCGGCGTCGCGGTGTTCTTCGGCCCGATCATCGGTGCGGTCCTGATCTCCATCATGCAGTCCATGCTGTCCGACTTCACCAAGGTCTGGCAGCTCTATCTCGGCCTGCTCTTCGTCGTCGTGGTGATGTTCGCGCCCTATGGCATCGGCGGCATCGTCGCGCAGGTTCTCGGCGCCATCCGCAAGGGCGAACTGGCCGAGAAACTGCCGGGCTGGCTCATGGGGCTCGTCGGCGCGCTCATCGCCTTTGGCGGCGCCATCATGGTCATCGAGATGGCCTACCGGATCCGCGAGGGCGGCCGTCCGTTCCAGGCCTTTGGCCGGGTGTTCCCCCATGGCGACCCCTTGAGCTGGGTGGTTGCGGCGGCCGTGACAGCCATTGGCCTCGCGGTCCTGGTGGTGGCGGTCCGGTGGCGACGGCGAGGGTCGCTGGGCGCGGCGCTCAGCTTCGGGGAGGCCACGCCATGA
- a CDS encoding ABC transporter ATP-binding protein codes for MSALVLKDVTKRFGAAEIIRGVNLDIPAGERHAIIGPNGAGKSTLFNLISGAFPPSSGEILVNGKPAGGVSPFQINRNGLSRSFQVTNIFHNMSVYENVRCATLWSLGHRYVFWRFIGGMRDVADRTEEILDLIGLSAVRDTQAGLLSYADQRALEIGVTIAGGAKVILLDEPTAGMSHHETERAMALIRKVTEGRTLVIVEHDMSVVFGLADRISVLVYGQIIASGTPDEIRADKKVKEAYLGEEAA; via the coding sequence ATGAGCGCGCTGGTTCTGAAGGATGTCACCAAGCGCTTCGGCGCGGCCGAGATCATCCGGGGGGTCAATCTCGACATCCCCGCCGGAGAGCGCCATGCGATCATCGGGCCGAACGGCGCCGGCAAGTCGACCCTGTTCAACCTGATCTCCGGTGCCTTCCCGCCGAGTTCCGGGGAGATCCTGGTCAATGGTAAGCCGGCCGGCGGCGTCTCGCCATTCCAGATCAACCGCAACGGCCTGTCGCGCTCGTTCCAGGTCACCAACATCTTCCACAACATGAGCGTCTACGAGAACGTGCGCTGCGCCACCCTCTGGTCGCTCGGCCATCGCTATGTGTTCTGGCGGTTCATTGGCGGCATGCGCGACGTGGCGGACCGCACCGAGGAGATCCTCGATCTCATTGGCCTGTCAGCCGTGCGCGACACCCAGGCGGGGCTCTTGTCCTATGCCGATCAGCGGGCGCTGGAGATCGGCGTCACCATCGCCGGCGGCGCCAAGGTGATCCTGCTCGACGAGCCGACAGCCGGCATGAGCCATCACGAGACCGAACGCGCCATGGCGCTGATCCGCAAGGTCACCGAAGGCCGGACCCTCGTCATCGTCGAGCACGACATGAGTGTGGTCTTTGGCCTCGCCGACCGCATCTCGGTGCTGGTCTATGGCCAGATCATTGCTTCGGGCACGCCGGACGAAATCCGCGCCGACAAGAAGGTCAAGGAAGCTTACCTGGGCGAGGAGGCTGCCTGA
- the apaG gene encoding Co2+/Mg2+ efflux protein ApaG: MYRSITRGIRITVTPQFLPERSSPDDNQYFWSYRVEIVNLSPDTVQLRTRYWHITDENGHVQEVRGPGVIGEQPVIEPGAAFEYTSGCPLATPTGIMVGHYGMVTDRDESFDAEIPAFSLDVPNAKRTMN; encoded by the coding sequence ATGTATCGTTCGATCACGCGGGGCATCCGCATCACCGTCACGCCCCAATTCTTGCCCGAACGGTCGTCGCCTGACGACAACCAATATTTCTGGTCGTACCGGGTCGAGATCGTGAACCTATCGCCGGACACGGTGCAGTTGCGCACGCGCTATTGGCATATCACCGACGAGAACGGGCATGTGCAGGAGGTGCGCGGCCCCGGCGTCATCGGCGAGCAGCCGGTGATCGAGCCGGGGGCTGCCTTCGAATATACGTCGGGATGTCCGCTGGCCACGCCGACCGGCATCATGGTTGGCCATTACGGCATGGTCACCGATCGCGACGAGAGCTTCGACGCGGAGATCCCGGCCTTTTCGCTCGATGTCCCGAACGCCAAGCGGACGATGAACTGA
- a CDS encoding ABC transporter substrate-binding protein, translated as MDIQLKLACTLSDRTRPIVEGRIAVPGCRFEVTLGEPEAIFRQALREKTFDVTELSMGSHIVTTARGDSAYIGVPIFLSRAFRHSGIFVRTDRGIASLADLKGRRVGLPEYQQTAAMWVRGIMKDQHGVDARDVEWVTGSQEVAGGTERVALKLPTDIRVTPIGSDETLNGLLAKGEIDALITPRPPSSFLERTAPVDRLFPDFRAAETAWYRETGFFPIMHCLAVRRDVAAAHPWLPKALFEAFAQAKAEALDDLSRGNFLRVALPWVVDHLAETRAVMGSNVWPYGVPLNRAEISAMTRFAATDGLAARQVAVEELFHETTLELADLG; from the coding sequence ATGGATATCCAGCTGAAGCTTGCCTGCACCCTGTCGGATCGCACACGCCCCATCGTCGAAGGCCGGATCGCTGTGCCCGGTTGCCGCTTCGAGGTGACCCTCGGCGAACCCGAGGCGATCTTCCGCCAGGCGCTGCGCGAGAAGACGTTCGACGTCACCGAACTGTCGATGGGCAGCCACATCGTCACCACGGCGCGCGGCGACAGCGCCTATATCGGCGTGCCCATCTTCCTGTCGCGGGCGTTTCGCCATTCCGGCATCTTCGTGCGCACCGATCGCGGTATTGCCTCGCTTGCCGATCTGAAGGGCAGGCGGGTCGGCCTGCCCGAATATCAGCAGACCGCCGCCATGTGGGTGCGCGGCATCATGAAGGACCAGCACGGCGTCGATGCCCGCGACGTCGAGTGGGTCACCGGTAGCCAGGAAGTCGCCGGCGGCACCGAACGCGTCGCGCTGAAGCTGCCGACCGACATCCGCGTCACGCCGATCGGGTCCGACGAGACACTGAACGGCCTGCTGGCGAAGGGCGAGATCGATGCGCTGATCACGCCGCGCCCGCCCTCGTCGTTCCTTGAGCGCACGGCCCCCGTCGATCGGCTCTTTCCCGATTTCCGCGCCGCCGAAACCGCATGGTACCGCGAGACCGGCTTCTTCCCGATCATGCATTGTCTCGCCGTCCGCCGCGATGTTGCCGCGGCCCATCCCTGGTTGCCAAAGGCGCTGTTCGAGGCTTTCGCTCAAGCCAAGGCTGAGGCGCTCGACGATCTGTCGCGCGGCAATTTCCTGCGCGTGGCTCTGCCCTGGGTGGTCGATCATCTGGCGGAAACCCGCGCCGTCATGGGCTCGAATGTCTGGCCCTATGGCGTGCCGCTGAACCGCGCTGAGATATCGGCCATGACCCGCTTCGCCGCGACCGACGGGCTCGCTGCCCGGCAGGTCGCCGTGGAGGAATTGTTCCACGAGACAACGCTGGAGCTGGCCGATCTCGGCTGA